TACACAACGTTCCGCTATCATTGGGAGAGACGATTAAAAAAACAGGACAAAGACGGCTTTGTGGAAGTTCCGTCCTCAGTGGTGAAAGGCGACCTAACATGCGGACCTGAATTTTTAATCTTTAAAATAGATTCATCAGGCAAGGCACATCTCGCAATCAATCTTCAACTTGGTTTAAAGCAATGGAGCTAAATCCTGGCAATAGAAAAGTGTATTTGCGACCTGGAGTCACGGATTTAAGAAAGTCGATCAATACACTTGCGATGATCGTAGAAGGTAAAATGAAGAAAGATCCGTATGAAGAAAGCCTATTTTTATTCTGCAATCGCAAGAAAGACAAATTAAAAATGCTCTACTGGGACAGGAGTGGATTTTGTCTTTGGCAGAAGAGATTGGAGGAAAGTAAATTTCCTTGGCCGAATACGGAGGAAGAAGTTCAAAAGATTCCTGTGGAAAGATTAGATTGGCTATTGAACGGAATCGATTTCTTTAAAGAGCACAAGAAATTAAAATACAAAAAAGTAAGCTGAAAGGATTGACTCATATCGGAATCATACGAAAAGTGAGACACCATGTCTTTCGATATGAACTCACTTCCGGATGATGTAGAAGAGCTAAAAAGAATCATTATATTCGAGAAGAATAAAATACTGGAATACCAGGAACAACTACAGCTTCAAAGACAGAAGGAAGTCGAATACCGGGAAGAGCTGCGACTCCAAAAGCTAAAAGAATCCGAACATCTTGAACAAATCGAGAGATTGAAGATCCAGTTATTCGGCAGAAAGACGGAGAAATGGAGTCAGATCGAAAAAGACCAAGGGCTTCTATTTAACGAAATAGAAAGTTCCTTGCGGGAAGATTCTCCCGAACCGGAAGAAAAGAGTCTTTTCACAC
The nucleotide sequence above comes from Leptospira weilii. Encoded proteins:
- the tnpA gene encoding IS66 family insertion sequence element accessory protein TnpA, producing the protein MKKTTIDWPKEFEAFSKSGLSQREYCKERRLKYTTFRYHWERRLKKQDKDGFVEVPSSVVKGDLTCGPEFLIFKIDSSGKAHLAINLQLGLKQWS
- the tnpB gene encoding IS66 family insertion sequence element accessory protein TnpB (TnpB, as the term is used for proteins encoded by IS66 family insertion elements, is considered an accessory protein, since TnpC, encoded by a neighboring gene, is a DDE family transposase.), whose amino-acid sequence is MELNPGNRKVYLRPGVTDLRKSINTLAMIVEGKMKKDPYEESLFLFCNRKKDKLKMLYWDRSGFCLWQKRLEESKFPWPNTEEEVQKIPVERLDWLLNGIDFFKEHKKLKYKKVS